The Zobellia alginiliquefaciens genome contains a region encoding:
- a CDS encoding 3-hydroxyacyl-ACP dehydratase FabZ family protein, which yields MTKTELINQLPYGPPFLFVDDLLEVNSDGVVGTYLFSEDSDFYRGHFKGAPVTPGVLLTECCAQIGVVCLGIYLLTEEGGFTVNNMQIGMSSSQMDFLLPVQPDEKVTVTSKKIYFRFNKLKCAVKMHNSKGELVCKGEISGMFKSDANA from the coding sequence ATGACGAAAACAGAACTTATAAATCAATTACCGTACGGCCCTCCGTTCTTGTTTGTTGACGACCTGCTTGAGGTGAATAGCGATGGGGTGGTTGGTACGTATTTGTTTTCCGAAGATTCGGATTTTTACAGGGGGCATTTTAAGGGGGCTCCGGTAACGCCTGGGGTGCTGTTGACGGAATGTTGCGCGCAGATTGGTGTGGTATGTTTGGGTATCTATTTGCTGACTGAAGAGGGTGGTTTTACTGTAAATAACATGCAAATCGGTATGAGCAGTTCTCAGATGGATTTCTTGCTGCCAGTACAACCGGACGAAAAAGTAACGGTGACCTCCAAGAAAATTTATTTCCGATTCAATAAGTTAAAATGTGCGGTAAAAATGCATAACTCCAAAGGGGAATTGGTATGTAAGGGTGAAATTTCAGGAATGTTTAAAAGTGATGCAAATGCGTAA